The Candidatus Paceibacterota bacterium nucleotide sequence CCAAAGAGGTGCCGAGCCAGAAGAGAATAATCGAAGCAATAATACCGGAGAGGTTTCCGTCTCGAATCGAAAGCCACGCTCGGGCGAATCCTTCGTGCATAGCGTCTTCAAGAGCTCTGCCATTTCGAAGTTCTTCTTTCATTCGTTCAAAAATAAGGACGTTTGCATCCACCGCCATACCCATCGAGAGAATAAATCCGGCGATACCAGCTGAAGTAATCGTAACTGGAATGACTTTGAAAAGCGTCAGCATGATGACGACATACGTCACAAGTGCTACGACAGCGAGAACTCCTGGCAATCGGTACCAAAGGATGAGAAAAAGACCTACAATGAGGAATCCCCAAAGTCCTGCTCGAACTCCAGAATTCAAAACTTTTTCTCCAAGCGTCGCACCGATCGTTTGAGTGGAGATGAGTTCGACTGGAACAGGAAGGGAACCATAATTCAAATCACGCACAAGCGTCTGCGCTTCTTTCACAGTGAATTGTCCGGTGATTTGCGCCTTTCCATCCTTAATTTCTTCTCGGATACTTGGAGCAGAAATCACATTCCCATCGAGAACAATAGCAAGCGGCTTGCCGATATTTGCTTTTGTTATTTTTGCAAAAAGATCTTTTCCTTCGGAGTTAAACTCGAGAGATACGACCGGCGCAGAACTGTTTTGATTGAATTCAAGCGACGCTTTGCTTAAAAGAGAACCCGTAAGGCCTGTATCAACGAGCTGTTGCGTCGTAGAAGCACTGTCTACAGACACTTCCAGTTTCCCGTTCACAAGTTTTGGTAAAGCAGTAGTTACAGTTTGAACAAGTTTAAACTCAAGAAGTGGAGTCTTGCCGATAAGATCAATAGCTTGCTTAATATCAGTGACACCTGGCAATTCAACAATGAGACGCTCTGCAGCTTCTTTGCTCCCCACAACTCCACCCGCCTCTACTTGTACAACAGGTTCAGATACGCCGAAAAGATTCACTCGTCGCTCGATAACATCCCGAAGCGTAGACATGGCCTCGCTTACTTTGCTTGGATCGATTTTTGAGACATCTGCCTTGTAGGTAAGAGCCGTTCCCCCTTTCAAATCAAGTCCGAGACGAAAATGAAAGCGCGAAGCGGGATTGTGTTCACTAGTCCAAAGGAAAAAAGCCAAAAGAGCAGTAACCGCAAGGAGTAGTATTGCTATAACGCGGGTTTTAACCATAATGGCGCAAATTATAGCCTTTTCATTGATTTTGGCAATAGAAAAAGACTTATGCCTTTTCTTTGATTTTATTGAGAAAATTCAAAAGTAGAGAGAATCTGTGATTGCAAAGATGTGTCTTGCGACACAAGATACAGATCCTCTGAACAAGAAGAGAAGGAAATTCGGAGCGTTTTAGTGCTCGAAATCGCAACATCAAAACGCTTTGCGCCACAGCCAGCATCTCCCCAATTAAACGCATACGCATCACGATTGCCAACTTTCACCTTTTCAGGATTCTCTATTTTTCCATACATATCTTCTATATTCTCAGGATCCAAAGGAGTATCCAGAACACGGATGCTCATACCCCCTCTTTTTCCATTCACGGCAAAAACGTAAGATCCGGATAGCTCAGTTTCATTTGTAAAAATATTTCCCGGATACTGAAACTGGAAACCCAAATCTTTATTTTCGTATTTTTTCCAGTCTGAAGGGGCCTCTTTTACAGCGATCAATCCCGAATCAATGCGCAACGTAGAGAAAATCTGTTTAGCTTTTTCACTCTCGGTAGGATAGTGAATGATAAAGATAGTATTGTTTTGATTTGCGGTCAGGATGTAGGTGGTCTTTTCATCAAGAATGTTTCCTCCGTACTGATGCACAAATGAACCTTCTGCTGTAAAGCGAAATGCCAGCCTGCCGTTTTGCGTGATCTTTTCCAAATCTGAAACCGTGTGATTGGGAATATTGGGAACTTTGTCATTCTTATTTAATTCCCATAAATCATACGCGTACTTCTCGAGCTGAATCGAAGTTTCAGTTTCACCAAATGCCGGCTCGATAGCGAGATAATCTCTGGAAGAATTGGGGAGTTCGCCAGTGTACTCATACGAATATCCATATTTTTCATTAACATAAGTCTTCAGTTCGGAAGAAAGATCAGTTTGGGTTGGATTATTTAATCCGGGAGTACTCGATTGGGAAGGTGCCACTTCTGCCAAGTTTTGATTGAGTGACTGTTTTTTTATAAACGAAAATATTCCAAGCAATAACAAGAGAACGATCAGGACTATTCCAAACAGAAAGTTTTTTTTAGAAGGCATTATAATATATGAGATATCTTTTTTAACTCCTTAATTCCCTCTTCTATTGATATTGTCGGTTTCCAGCCAAGAAGTTTTTTTGCTAGCGTATTGTTCGCAAGAGTATGACGCGGTTCCAAGCGAGCCTTAACGTGTTTTACGGGACCACCGACAAGTTTCGCGATATAATTGACCGACTGATTCTTTCCACAGCCGATATTAATGACCTCTCCTTTTCCTACTTTTAAACTTTTCATAGCCAAAATATTTGCCTGCACCACATCTTTTACATGAGTAAAATCACGAGTTTGTTTGCCATCTCCAGTAATGGTCATCGGTTTACCCTCTTTTCTCTGCTTCATAAACTTGGCGATAACCAGGGCATACGCACCTTCAGGATTATTCCTCGGGCCATAGACATTGAAATAACGCAGCGACACGGTAGGAAGCCCGTACACTTCACTCCACACTTTGCAATATGCTTCCCCCACATATTTATGAAGTCCATAAGGACTTTTTGGATTTGCATGCATACCTTCATGAAGTGGCATAGTAACCTGATCCCCATAGGCTGCGCTTGAAGCTGAATAGATAACTCGCTTTACCTTCGCTTCTGAAGAGGCA carries:
- the secD gene encoding protein translocase subunit SecD; this translates as MVKTRVIAILLLAVTALLAFFLWTSEHNPASRFHFRLGLDLKGGTALTYKADVSKIDPSKVSEAMSTLRDVIERRVNLFGVSEPVVQVEAGGVVGSKEAAERLIVELPGVTDIKQAIDLIGKTPLLEFKLVQTVTTALPKLVNGKLEVSVDSASTTQQLVDTGLTGSLLSKASLEFNQNSSAPVVSLEFNSEGKDLFAKITKANIGKPLAIVLDGNVISAPSIREEIKDGKAQITGQFTVKEAQTLVRDLNYGSLPVPVELISTQTIGATLGEKVLNSGVRAGLWGFLIVGLFLILWYRLPGVLAVVALVTYVVIMLTLFKVIPVTITSAGIAGFILSMGMAVDANVLIFERMKEELRNGRALEDAMHEGFARAWLSIRDGNLSGIIASIILFWLGTSLVKGFALTLGIGILVSMFTAIVITRTYLFALGVKSQGGVAKFLFGSGITK
- a CDS encoding NAD-dependent epimerase/dehydratase family protein, which encodes MKKGLKTKVVVTGGAGFIGSNLTDALVRAGYDVHVIDNLSGGKKENVNPRAVLHIIDITNLKKIQPIFRGARYVFHLAALPRVQHSIEHPFLTHVVNVDGTLNVLIASSEAKVKRVIYSASSAAYGDQVTMPLHEGMHANPKSPYGLHKYVGEAYCKVWSEVYGLPTVSLRYFNVYGPRNNPEGAYALVIAKFMKQRKEGKPMTITGDGKQTRDFTHVKDVVQANILAMKSLKVGKGEVINIGCGKNQSVNYIAKLVGGPVKHVKARLEPRHTLANNTLAKKLLGWKPTISIEEGIKELKKISHIL